From the Exiguobacterium marinum DSM 16307 genome, the window CAGTATCGCAACTTACCTTATATCGGGTATGTAGAAACAACCTAAAAAGGAGCGCCGCGGCGCTCCTTTTACATGTTCGCTTTCTTTTTCTTCTTGCCTTTCTTCCCTTCGATTACCGTCAAATGTGGAGGATTGCTTCGATGTACGTTCGGGCGTTTCGACAACTTTGTAACGTTCGAACCTGGTTTTTTGCTTTTTTTGATTTTTGCAGATGCGGAAGGTTTGACTTGAGGGCCGCGATTTCCTTGCATCCGTTTCTTAGAGGCTTGTGCGGTTTTACGGTAACGCATATCCTCTGGAGACATACGTCGACCGATGAAGAAACGATAGATCACATAAAAGACTAACCCGAATATTCCGATGAACAACAACTGTCTAAACAAGCGACCTGGATCGGTGGCGAGCATATGTCCGACCCCGATGAAGCCAAGGATAAACACGATGGTTGCTGCGGTCGAACCAATTCTTTGTCTGATCATGGTGCTTCCTCCTCTTATCCCTCTCTCTGAACGACCGATTCTCCTAACTCTTTTCGTTCCCACGTTTCGAATGCCTCAATCGCAACTTGAATCTGTTCATCATTTGGTTCCCGGGTCGTCAATAACTGAAGCGAAAGACCTGGTTTTCCGAGGAATGACAAAAAGCGATGATCGCGGAAGCGATTGGTGAATTGAAGGACTTCAAACGAGATTCCGATGACGACTGGCAAGAGTGCGATTCGGCTGACGAGTCGCAGCCAAAGCGGATCGATTGGCACAATCATATATACGCCAATCCCGACGAAGACAGTGAACAAAATAAAACTTGATCCACAGCGATAATGAAGACGTGAGCTTTGACGAACATGTTCGACTGTGACCTGTCGTCCGGACTCATAACAGTTGATGACCTTATGCTCAGCCCCATGATATTGAAAGACACGTTTGATGAGTGGCGTCAATGAAATCAAGTAGAGGTAACTAAGCAACAATACTAATTTTATTCCCCCTTCAAGGAGGTTTTGAATCACGTGTCCAGAAAATATCGGTACGTCTTGAAACATTGCGGCGAGCAGTGCTGGTGTCACGTTAAAAATCAATTTGCCGAAGACGTATGAAATGACGCCGATGATGGCGACGAAGGCAATCATCCAAATGCTCTGCTTTTGTTCATCGTTCGGGCTCGAGTCTTCACTTGGATCAACGTCATACCGATCACTCGCAAAATTCATATGGGCAGACCCATTCTTTAACGACTCGTAGAGCGCGACGATTCCTCTTAGAAACGGTACTTTTTTTAAGGATTGAACCCATGGGACGAGGATGCGTGCTTGCTCGAACGTTTCGATGGACCCATCCTTTCGTCGAATGGCAGATGCGCTCTCGGAACGGCCTTGAAACATGACCCCTTCCACAAGTGCCTGTCCCCCGACAGGGATAGTTTGTTTAGAATTCATTCACTTTCCTCGATTCTTACAGTGTTGTACTTGAATTATACCGTGATTTATCAAAAAAACGAAAGGGCAGAAGGCTCGATTCACGTTCTTTCGATAAATTTGTTACAATAGATAAGACTTGACGAACGAGGGGGAAGAAGATTGCGGATTTTAGTATTGAATGGGCCGAATTTAAATTTGTTAGGTCGCCGTGAACCAGACGTGTATGGGAACGTGTCGTTAAAAGGCTTAGCTGCCGAATTAATGCTCGTCGCACCGGAGGGCGTCGAACTCACGTTCAAACAATCGAATCACGAGGGAGAGTTGATTGACGCCCTTCACGACGCCTACGATTTCGAAGGTGTTGTATTAAATGCGGGAGCCTACACGCATACGTCAATCGCGATTCGAGATGCCATCTCCGCTATCGTTGCCCCGGTCGTTGAAGTACATATCTCGAACGTGCATGCCCGTGAGGTGTTTCGTCACGAGTCAAAACTCGCAGGCGTTTGCTTAGGAGTAATCACCGGATTTGGGCTCACTAGCTATACGTTAGCATTGCATGCACTAATCGAACATTGGAGGAATCGACATGATTGAACGCGTAAACAAACTGCAAGCACAGTTAGAAGCAAACGAGATTGACGCATTGCTCGTCACAAAACGTGAAAACATTCGCT encodes:
- a CDS encoding DUF1385 domain-containing protein, with protein sequence MNSKQTIPVGGQALVEGVMFQGRSESASAIRRKDGSIETFEQARILVPWVQSLKKVPFLRGIVALYESLKNGSAHMNFASDRYDVDPSEDSSPNDEQKQSIWMIAFVAIIGVISYVFGKLIFNVTPALLAAMFQDVPIFSGHVIQNLLEGGIKLVLLLSYLYLISLTPLIKRVFQYHGAEHKVINCYESGRQVTVEHVRQSSRLHYRCGSSFILFTVFVGIGVYMIVPIDPLWLRLVSRIALLPVVIGISFEVLQFTNRFRDHRFLSFLGKPGLSLQLLTTREPNDEQIQVAIEAFETWERKELGESVVQREG
- a CDS encoding SA1362 family protein, whose translation is MIRQRIGSTAATIVFILGFIGVGHMLATDPGRLFRQLLFIGIFGLVFYVIYRFFIGRRMSPEDMRYRKTAQASKKRMQGNRGPQVKPSASAKIKKSKKPGSNVTKLSKRPNVHRSNPPHLTVIEGKKGKKKKKANM
- the aroQ gene encoding type II 3-dehydroquinate dehydratase translates to MRILVLNGPNLNLLGRREPDVYGNVSLKGLAAELMLVAPEGVELTFKQSNHEGELIDALHDAYDFEGVVLNAGAYTHTSIAIRDAISAIVAPVVEVHISNVHAREVFRHESKLAGVCLGVITGFGLTSYTLALHALIEHWRNRHD